Proteins co-encoded in one Synergistes jonesii genomic window:
- a CDS encoding DMT family transporter, whose protein sequence is MKSRRIAALLMLSLVAFIWGTSFVAQILGMEHIGPFTFCAARYFIASIFTIAFAAFMGMRKTDVMPNDTFAYDWRSCLVPGVICGTVLFAGTALQQTGLLFTSAGKSAFITAMYIVIVPLFGLFAGKIPSRSTLLALAASTVGLYLISVKEDFSVAPGDALTLTGALFWALHIIVCGHFAQKYDAFKLSAIQFSAVAVLSVFFALLMETPHLNEIIISWKPLIYSGLISTCVAYTMQMAAQRYVPPVQASIILISESVFAALAGFLFLGESLTAREITGCVIMLAATLTAQIQEARA, encoded by the coding sequence ATGAAAAGCCGACGCATCGCAGCGCTGCTGATGCTTTCTTTGGTAGCGTTCATATGGGGTACGTCCTTCGTAGCGCAGATATTGGGGATGGAACATATAGGGCCATTTACTTTCTGCGCGGCAAGATATTTCATAGCTTCTATTTTTACCATAGCTTTCGCGGCATTTATGGGCATGAGAAAAACAGATGTTATGCCGAACGATACATTTGCCTATGACTGGCGTTCCTGCTTAGTTCCCGGTGTCATCTGCGGGACTGTGCTCTTCGCAGGGACAGCCCTTCAGCAGACGGGACTGCTCTTCACCTCCGCAGGCAAATCCGCTTTCATAACGGCTATGTATATCGTCATAGTGCCTCTCTTTGGCCTCTTTGCTGGAAAGATACCTTCAAGGTCCACACTCCTGGCGCTTGCCGCAAGTACGGTTGGGCTGTATCTGATATCTGTAAAAGAAGACTTTTCTGTAGCCCCCGGCGACGCGCTGACACTGACAGGGGCTCTTTTTTGGGCGCTGCATATCATCGTCTGCGGTCATTTCGCCCAAAAATACGACGCGTTCAAATTATCTGCAATACAATTCTCGGCTGTCGCCGTTTTATCTGTGTTCTTTGCTCTGCTCATGGAAACGCCGCACTTGAATGAAATAATCATTTCCTGGAAGCCGCTGATATACTCAGGCCTCATATCAACATGCGTAGCATACACCATGCAGATGGCGGCTCAGCGATACGTGCCGCCTGTCCAGGCAAGCATCATACTTATTTCCGAGTCAGTATTCGCGGCGCTCGCAGGCTTTCTGTTCTTAGGCGAATCCCTGACGGCACGCGAGATCACAGGATGCGTTATAATGCTTGCCGCCACGCTCACAGCGCAGATACAGGAAGCAAGGGCGTAA
- a CDS encoding acyl-CoA dehydratase activase, translating to MPNVGVDIGSTATKGALWNGRSFICCITPTGWAPRESAARAVAQIKRRGRIPHDHDVRVTATGYGRNVFSADRRVTEITCHAAGAHYLVPTARTVLDIGGQDSKVISLYPDGRVADFMMNDKCAAGTGRFLQNMAAHLGCTLADFCGIPEGTPLQPISSMCTVFAESEVIGLLARGVPKESICLGLLDSVAQRAVNLLSRISESGDICFTGGCAQNETLRALIEKKTGRRVTSPKLAQYAGAIGAAIIGGGMQRGD from the coding sequence ATGCCGAACGTCGGAGTGGATATAGGCTCGACGGCGACGAAGGGCGCGCTCTGGAACGGGCGCAGCTTCATCTGCTGCATCACGCCTACGGGCTGGGCGCCGCGTGAGAGCGCGGCGAGGGCGGTGGCTCAGATAAAGAGGCGCGGGCGCATACCGCATGATCACGACGTACGCGTCACGGCGACGGGCTACGGAAGAAACGTGTTTTCTGCCGACCGGCGCGTGACCGAAATAACCTGCCACGCCGCCGGCGCCCACTACCTCGTGCCGACGGCGCGCACCGTGCTCGACATCGGCGGGCAGGATTCAAAGGTCATATCGCTCTATCCTGACGGAAGGGTCGCGGACTTTATGATGAACGACAAATGCGCCGCCGGCACCGGGAGATTTTTGCAGAACATGGCGGCGCATCTCGGCTGCACGCTCGCGGATTTCTGCGGTATACCAGAGGGGACGCCCCTGCAGCCGATAAGCAGCATGTGCACGGTCTTCGCCGAATCTGAGGTGATCGGTCTTCTGGCGCGCGGCGTGCCGAAGGAATCGATATGCCTCGGGCTGCTCGACTCAGTCGCGCAGAGGGCGGTGAATCTTTTATCGCGTATTTCAGAGAGCGGAGATATCTGCTTCACCGGCGGCTGCGCGCAGAACGAAACGCTCAGGGCCCTTATCGAAAAAAAGACCGGGCGAAGGGTGACGTCGCCGAAGCTCGCGCAGTACGCCGGAGCGATAGGAGCGGCGATAATCGGCGGCGGCATGCAGCGCGGCGATTAA